In Arcobacter sp. LA11, a single genomic region encodes these proteins:
- a CDS encoding N-acetylneuraminate synthase family protein — translation MSNKVYIIAEIGQAHEGSLGILHSYIDALADTGVDAVKFQTHIAEAESSEYEPFRVKFSYEDDTRYNYWKRMEFTLEQWKGIKKHCDEVGLEFISSPFSNMAVDWLEEIGVEKYKIGSGEVSNFLMLEKIAKTGKEIILSSGMSNYSELDDTVNFLKTFNNKVSLLQCTTKYPTQAEDIGLNVIKELKDRYSLPIGLSDHSSTIYPSVAAVSLGAEILEFHVVFNKEMFGPDSKSSLTIDETKQLVKAVRFTETALDNKIDKSDNSKFKELKSIFEKSLAINKDLKIGDILTFEDLEAKKPFGYGISAKDYKEVIGEKINKDMKKWDFLTKDDINE, via the coding sequence ATGAGTAATAAAGTATATATAATAGCAGAGATTGGACAAGCTCATGAAGGTAGCTTAGGTATTCTTCATTCTTATATTGATGCCCTTGCTGATACTGGTGTAGATGCCGTTAAATTTCAAACACATATTGCTGAAGCAGAGAGTAGTGAATATGAACCTTTTAGAGTTAAATTCTCTTATGAGGACGATACAAGATATAATTATTGGAAACGTATGGAGTTTACTTTAGAACAATGGAAAGGTATTAAAAAACATTGTGATGAGGTAGGTTTAGAGTTTATAAGTTCACCATTTTCAAATATGGCTGTTGATTGGCTTGAGGAAATTGGAGTTGAAAAATATAAAATTGGTTCAGGGGAAGTGAGCAATTTTCTTATGCTTGAAAAAATTGCAAAAACAGGAAAAGAGATTATCCTCTCAAGTGGTATGAGTAATTATTCTGAGTTAGATGATACGGTAAATTTTTTAAAAACGTTTAATAATAAAGTGTCTCTTTTACAATGTACAACAAAATATCCTACTCAAGCAGAGGATATAGGATTAAATGTAATAAAAGAATTAAAAGACAGATACTCTTTACCTATAGGATTATCTGATCACTCAAGTACTATTTATCCATCAGTTGCTGCTGTTTCACTTGGTGCAGAAATTTTAGAATTTCATGTAGTTTTCAATAAAGAAATGTTTGGTCCAGATAGCAAGTCTTCTCTTACTATAGATGAGACTAAACAACTAGTAAAAGCAGTTAGGTTTACAGAAACTGCTTTAGATAATAAAATAGATAAAAGTGATAATAGTAAATTTAAAGAATTAAAAAGTATATTTGAAAAATCATTGGCTATTAATAAAGACTTAAAAATTGGAGATATCTTAACTTTTGAAGATTTAGAAGCTAAAAAACCATTTGGATATGGAATTAGTGCAAAAGATTATAAAGAAGTAATAGGTGAAAAAATTAATAAAGATATGAAAAAATGGGACTTTTTGACGAAGGATGATATAAATGAATAA